Proteins co-encoded in one Cucurbita pepo subsp. pepo cultivar mu-cu-16 chromosome LG15, ASM280686v2, whole genome shotgun sequence genomic window:
- the LOC111776373 gene encoding AT-hook motif nuclear-localized protein 23-like, whose amino-acid sequence MAGLDLSNHYIHQLQRPDFNHHHHHQPPPPPPPDSQSCHDTESHHLATDTVASRRPRGRPPGSKNRPKPPVIITRESANTLRAHILEIGGGCDVFDSIASYARRRQRGICILSGSGTVTNVNLRQPTAAGSVLTLQGRFEILSLTGSFLPPPAPPGATSLTIYLAGGQGQVVGGNVVGELMAAGPVTVITASFTNVAYERLPLEDEEQEQEQEQDQIQMQPPTSHGNNNPFPDPSSGLQFFNLPVNMQNQIQLPF is encoded by the coding sequence ATGGCTGGCCTGGATTTAAGCAATCACTATATTCACCAACTTCAAAGGCCTGATTtcaaccaccaccaccaccaccagccgccgccgcctcctccACCCGATTCTCAATCGTGTCATGACACCGAATCTCATCATCTCGCCACCGATACGGTGGCGTCTCGTCGACCACGCGGTCGTCCACCCGGTTCCAAAAACAGACCAAAGCCACCGGTCATCATAACTCGAGAAAGCGCAAATACCCTAAGAGCTCATATTCTCGAGATCGGCGGTGGCTGCGACGTCTTCGATAGTATCGCTTCTTACGCTCGCCGCCGTCAGCGTGGGATCTGTATCTTGAGTGGCAGCGGAACGGTAACGAATGTCAACTTACGACAACCGACCGCGGCCGGATCTGTGTTAACCCTACAAGGTAGGTTTGAGATATTATCGCTCACTGGATCTTTCTTACCGCCACCGGCTCCTCCCGGCGCCACCAGTTTGACCATATACTTGGCTGGTGGGCAAGGGCAAGTGGTCGGTGGTAACGTCGTTGGAGAATTGATGGCGGCCGGACCAGTGACGGTCATCACCGCTTCGTTTACGAATGTAGCATACGAGAGATTGCCACTGGAAgacgaagaacaagaacaagaacaagaacaagatcagATTCAGATGCAACCACCGACATCGCACGGAAACAATAACCCATTTCCAGATCCATCTTCAGGGCTTCAGTTCTTCAATTTGCCTGTAAATATGCAGAATCAAATTCAGCTACCATTCTGA